A genomic segment from Nicotiana tabacum cultivar K326 chromosome 9, ASM71507v2, whole genome shotgun sequence encodes:
- the LOC107817294 gene encoding large ribosomal subunit protein bL9c-like isoform X2, which produces MASTATTCLLHNYSLAKSTNFETPKLSERTSILTIVAQKKAKKIRKIILKEDITQLGKKGELLDVKAGFFRNYLLPLGMAQIVTPTLLKEMKMEDERIEAEKQRVKEEALQLARIFETVGAFKVKRKGGKGKQIFGSVTAQDLVDIIKAQLQREVDKKIVSLPEIRETGEYVAELKLHPDVTARVRLTVFAN; this is translated from the exons ATGGCGTCCACAGCAACAACTTGTTTGCTCCACAATTATAGCTTAGCCAAAAGCACCAATTTTGAAACACCCAAATTATCAGAGAGGACCTCAATTTTAACAATTGTGGCTCAAAAAAAAGCCAAGAAAATACGAAAG ATAATACTGAAAGAGGATATTACACAGTTGGGGAAAAAGGGGGAGCTTTTGGATGTTAAAGCTGGATTTTTTAGGAATTATCTGCTACCATTGGGCATGGCTCAAATTGTCACACCTACACTTCTCAA GGAAATGAAGATGGAAGATGAGAGAATTGAGGCTGAGAAACAACGG GTGAAAGAAGAGGCACTACAGCTTGCTCGAATTTTTGAAACTGTTGGAGCCTTCAAGGTGAAGCGCAAGGGTGGGAAAGGAAAGCAAATTTTTGGAAG TGTCACTGCTCAGGATCTTGTTGATATTATAAAAGCACAGCTACAGAG GGAGGTGGACAAGAAAATTGTCTCTCTGCCTGAGATTCGAGAAACTGGAGAATATGTTGCTGAATTGAAGCTGCATCCAGATGTTACAGCTCGAGTAAGGTTGACTGTGTTCGCCAATTAA
- the LOC107817294 gene encoding large ribosomal subunit protein bL9c-like isoform X1 yields MASTATTCLLHNYSLAKSTNFETPKLSERTSILTIVAQKKAKKIRKIILKEDITQLGKKGELLDVKAGFFRNYLLPLGMAQIVTPTLLKEMKMEDERIEAEKQRVKEEALQLARIFETVGAFKVKRKGGKGKQIFGRSVEILNFPTLTLIYIHTQSTCREVDKKIVSLPEIRETGEYVAELKLHPDVTARVRLTVFAN; encoded by the exons ATGGCGTCCACAGCAACAACTTGTTTGCTCCACAATTATAGCTTAGCCAAAAGCACCAATTTTGAAACACCCAAATTATCAGAGAGGACCTCAATTTTAACAATTGTGGCTCAAAAAAAAGCCAAGAAAATACGAAAG ATAATACTGAAAGAGGATATTACACAGTTGGGGAAAAAGGGGGAGCTTTTGGATGTTAAAGCTGGATTTTTTAGGAATTATCTGCTACCATTGGGCATGGCTCAAATTGTCACACCTACACTTCTCAA GGAAATGAAGATGGAAGATGAGAGAATTGAGGCTGAGAAACAACGG GTGAAAGAAGAGGCACTACAGCTTGCTCGAATTTTTGAAACTGTTGGAGCCTTCAAGGTGAAGCGCAAGGGTGGGAAAGGAAAGCAAATTTTTGGAAGGTCAGTTGAGATACTAAATT TTCCTACTTTAACTTTAATCTATATTCACACGCAATCTACTTGTAGGGAGGTGGACAAGAAAATTGTCTCTCTGCCTGAGATTCGAGAAACTGGAGAATATGTTGCTGAATTGAAGCTGCATCCAGATGTTACAGCTCGAGTAAGGTTGACTGTGTTCGCCAATTAA